Proteins co-encoded in one uncultured Draconibacterium sp. genomic window:
- a CDS encoding N-acetylmuramoyl-L-alanine amidase, protein MIQQVFKLLLFICSISITAQSFSANIFTDRNKKEGISVVVIDPGHGGKDLGASFGNAIEKNIVLDIALKLGTTIKENYPDIKVVYTRTSDVFIPLYKRAEIANKNEADLFISIHVNAVGAQSVQGTETFVLGLHRNDDNLEVAKKENAVILLEDDYNTTYEGFDPNLPESYIMFETMQEEYQGQSVMLASSIQNEFRDYAKRLDRSVKMAGFLVLRETTMPSVLIEAGFISHNGERQYLTSEAGRTRLAYAIFRAFREYKSDIEQRSSFHLVTENEVKPENNKNTTTSPSEFPLAQSENRDPQQKTDDVFYSVQIMALTRKLEATPANFKGEQNIFRVEGPNLNRYFSGRFKSIEEAGAEQRRINSKYPNAFVVAFKNNKLISVKKANR, encoded by the coding sequence ATGATACAACAAGTTTTCAAATTACTTCTATTTATTTGTAGCATTTCTATTACAGCGCAATCTTTTTCTGCCAACATTTTTACGGATAGGAACAAAAAAGAAGGTATTTCGGTAGTGGTTATCGACCCCGGACATGGTGGCAAAGATCTTGGCGCATCGTTTGGCAACGCTATTGAAAAAAATATTGTGCTGGATATTGCCTTAAAACTGGGAACAACAATAAAAGAAAACTACCCCGATATTAAAGTGGTGTACACACGCACCAGCGACGTTTTTATACCATTATATAAACGTGCCGAAATTGCCAATAAAAACGAAGCTGATCTTTTTATTTCAATCCATGTAAATGCCGTTGGCGCACAAAGTGTGCAGGGAACCGAAACTTTTGTTCTGGGTCTTCACCGAAATGACGACAACCTGGAGGTGGCCAAAAAGGAAAATGCAGTAATTCTTTTAGAGGATGATTACAATACCACCTACGAGGGGTTTGATCCGAATCTGCCCGAGTCGTACATCATGTTTGAAACCATGCAGGAAGAATATCAAGGACAAAGTGTTATGCTGGCATCAAGTATCCAGAATGAATTTCGCGACTATGCCAAACGACTAGACCGTAGTGTAAAAATGGCCGGATTTCTGGTACTGCGCGAAACAACTATGCCCAGCGTTCTAATTGAAGCAGGTTTTATAAGCCATAATGGCGAGCGGCAATACCTTACCAGCGAAGCCGGCAGAACAAGACTAGCCTATGCTATTTTCAGGGCGTTCCGCGAATATAAATCGGACATCGAGCAGCGCAGCAGTTTTCATCTGGTAACCGAAAATGAAGTTAAGCCCGAGAATAATAAAAATACTACCACTTCTCCATCTGAATTCCCGTTGGCTCAATCAGAAAACCGGGATCCACAGCAAAAAACTGATGATGTATTTTATTCGGTGCAAATAATGGCCTTAACACGAAAACTGGAAGCTACACCGGCCAATTTTAAGGGAGAACAAAACATTTTTCGGGTAGAAGGGCCGAACCTTAACCGCTACTTTTCAGGCCGGTTTAAATCAATTGAAGAAGCCGGGGCAGAGCAACGCCGAATTAACTCGAAATACCCCAACGCCTTTGTGGTTGCTTTCAAAAATAATAAGTTAATTTCTGTAAAAAAAGCTAACCGATGA
- a CDS encoding MlaD family protein — translation MKNAKYTKLGFLIVFSLAVLIWGLSFLKGNDIFKQNDYYHVYYNRVDGLVKSNDVTLNGFKIGQVTDLKFAPDNSGRLIVTFAVNSSFKIPVNSTARIISSDIMGTRSIEIVYSGESEMYESDDTIQGSIEAGLKDQVSMQVLPLKNKAEELLSTVDSAITVLTIIFNEDARKNLTTSFAKITQTVENIEATTADLQEIMASEKGNVKNIISNIEELTATFKNNAAEFEATIQNLNSFSDTLANVSVTPVLNNLANASAEIGNILEKLNSDDNSAGLLLNDDELYQSINTLSENMGFLIGDIQQNPKRYLHVSAFDFGKEVYINTKDDASSKDIIFKVHLLSTKTQLGTDAEVFDEIDDVEEYTTGNVYNYLTGATSKYSEIEEIYQNLRFQFPESSIVAFKNGRLIKLKKALKQIQ, via the coding sequence ATGAAGAATGCAAAATACACAAAGCTTGGATTTTTAATCGTCTTTTCACTAGCCGTACTTATCTGGGGATTAAGTTTCCTGAAAGGCAACGACATATTTAAACAAAACGACTATTACCATGTGTATTATAACCGCGTTGACGGACTTGTAAAGTCGAACGACGTAACACTCAACGGATTCAAGATTGGCCAGGTTACGGATTTAAAATTTGCTCCCGACAACTCCGGACGGCTAATTGTAACGTTCGCTGTCAATTCATCATTCAAAATTCCGGTAAATTCTACCGCTCGTATTATTAGTAGCGATATTATGGGAACACGTTCGATAGAAATTGTGTACAGCGGCGAAAGCGAGATGTATGAATCGGACGATACCATTCAGGGATCGATTGAAGCCGGCCTGAAAGACCAGGTGAGCATGCAAGTACTACCGCTAAAAAATAAAGCAGAAGAATTGCTAAGCACAGTAGATTCGGCTATTACAGTGCTAACCATTATATTTAACGAGGATGCACGCAAAAACCTAACAACCAGTTTTGCCAAGATAACCCAAACCGTTGAAAATATTGAAGCCACAACTGCCGATCTTCAGGAAATAATGGCATCGGAAAAAGGAAACGTAAAAAATATTATTTCGAATATTGAAGAATTAACTGCCACCTTTAAAAACAACGCAGCCGAATTTGAAGCTACCATACAAAACCTGAATAGCTTTTCAGATACGTTGGCCAATGTTTCTGTTACTCCTGTTTTAAATAATCTGGCCAACGCATCGGCCGAAATTGGAAACATACTGGAGAAACTAAACAGCGACGATAATTCTGCCGGCCTGTTGCTCAACGACGATGAACTATACCAATCGATAAATACACTTTCGGAGAACATGGGATTCCTTATCGGCGACATTCAGCAAAACCCGAAACGTTACCTCCATGTTTCTGCATTCGATTTTGGAAAGGAAGTATATATTAATACCAAAGACGATGCTTCATCAAAAGATATTATTTTTAAAGTTCACCTACTTTCAACCAAAACACAATTGGGTACCGATGCCGAAGTTTTTGATGAAATTGATGATGTGGAAGAATACACAACAGGGAATGTTTATAACTATTTAACCGGTGCAACAAGTAAGTACAGCGAGATAGAAGAAATCTATCAAAACCTGCGTTTCCAATTTCCGGAGTCGAGTATCGTTGCTTTCAAAAATGGCCGGCTTATCAAGCTTAAAAAGGCATTGAAACAAATACAGTAA
- the dnaA gene encoding chromosomal replication initiator protein DnaA yields the protein MNNEYRSAWEKCLNVIKDNVPNSSFKTWFEPIEPVKLENKVLTIQVPSAFFYEYLEEQFIDILRKTLRMVLGNGAKLEYNVVLSNKNSNEPYTVSYPTNNNNKIQNKPLTVPLKAEEKATIKNPFIIPGIQKLHIDPQLKADNTFENFVEGDCNRLARSAGFAVAQNPGGTAFNPLMIYGNSGLGKTHLSQAIGIAVKENFPDKVVLYVNANKFQTQFTEATRNNNRNDFLHFYQMVDVLILDDVHEFAGKEKTQETFFHIFNHLHQMGKQLILTSDKPPIELKGMEQRLLSRFKWGLTADLQTPDFETRMEILRRKIYKDGITLSEEVMEYIASHVTNNVRELEGALVSLLAQSMLNKREITLELAAKLINKLVKNSKRELSIEYISKVVCDYFSMPVDALQTKTRKREIVQARQIAMYFSKSLTKYSLASIGAQIGSKDHATVLHACKTVNNLKDTDKNFRQFVEDIEKKLKM from the coding sequence ATGAACAATGAATACAGATCTGCATGGGAGAAATGCCTCAACGTTATAAAAGATAACGTTCCTAACAGCAGCTTTAAAACCTGGTTTGAACCAATAGAACCAGTCAAATTGGAAAATAAAGTATTAACAATTCAGGTACCAAGTGCCTTCTTTTACGAGTACCTTGAAGAACAGTTTATCGACATTCTTCGCAAGACACTTCGTATGGTTTTGGGTAACGGAGCCAAATTGGAATATAACGTTGTTTTAAGCAATAAAAACAGTAATGAACCGTATACTGTTAGTTATCCAACGAATAACAACAACAAAATTCAAAATAAACCACTTACCGTGCCATTAAAAGCGGAAGAAAAAGCAACAATAAAAAATCCTTTTATAATTCCGGGAATCCAGAAACTACATATCGACCCGCAATTAAAAGCGGACAATACTTTCGAAAACTTTGTTGAAGGTGATTGTAACCGACTGGCTCGCAGTGCAGGTTTTGCCGTTGCACAAAATCCGGGAGGAACAGCTTTTAATCCCTTAATGATTTACGGTAACTCCGGTTTGGGAAAAACACACTTGTCGCAAGCTATTGGTATTGCGGTAAAAGAAAACTTCCCCGACAAAGTGGTTTTGTATGTAAATGCAAATAAATTTCAAACACAATTTACCGAGGCAACGCGTAATAATAACCGCAACGACTTTTTACATTTCTACCAAATGGTTGATGTGTTGATTCTTGACGATGTGCATGAATTTGCAGGAAAAGAAAAAACACAGGAAACATTCTTCCACATTTTCAACCATTTACACCAAATGGGTAAGCAGCTGATTTTAACATCAGACAAGCCGCCTATTGAGTTGAAAGGAATGGAGCAGCGTTTACTCTCGCGTTTTAAGTGGGGATTGACTGCAGATTTGCAAACTCCCGACTTTGAAACTCGCATGGAAATTCTACGCAGGAAAATATACAAAGACGGTATAACACTTTCAGAAGAAGTTATGGAATACATAGCCTCGCACGTAACAAATAATGTTCGTGAGCTGGAAGGTGCCCTGGTTTCATTATTGGCACAATCGATGTTAAACAAACGCGAAATTACGCTTGAACTAGCAGCCAAGTTAATCAACAAACTAGTTAAAAACTCGAAGCGCGAGCTTTCTATCGAGTACATTTCAAAAGTAGTTTGCGATTATTTCAGTATGCCGGTTGATGCACTGCAAACCAAAACCAGAAAACGCGAAATCGTTCAGGCACGGCAAATTGCCATGTATTTCTCGAAAAGTTTAACAAAATACTCGTTGGCAAGTATCGGGGCACAAATAGGTAGTAAAGACCACGCAACAGTTCTCCACGCTTGTAAAACGGTAAACAACCTGAAGGATACCGACAAAAACTTCCGACAGTTTGTCGAAGACATAGAAAAGAAATTGAAAATGTAA
- a CDS encoding YigZ family protein, with product MEDQYKTIETPSTGYFKDKGSKFYSYAYPLKDEEEVKDLVAALKKEHHSARHHCYAWRLGTEEIRTRANDDGEPSSTAGKPILGQLQSYDVTNILVVVIRYFGGTLLGVSGLINAYRAATIEALNNADILSKLIEIQYELKFEYAMLNTVMNKLKQENYDIVTTDFQESCRLIFKARKSEDDRAFQLFNEIYGIGIKRLA from the coding sequence ATGGAAGATCAATATAAAACCATAGAAACACCGAGTACCGGCTACTTCAAAGACAAAGGCAGCAAATTCTACTCGTATGCCTACCCTTTAAAAGATGAAGAAGAAGTAAAAGATTTAGTTGCCGCATTAAAAAAAGAACACCACAGTGCGCGCCATCACTGTTATGCATGGCGATTGGGCACCGAGGAAATTCGTACCCGCGCCAACGACGATGGCGAACCTTCATCAACAGCAGGGAAACCCATTTTAGGACAACTACAAAGCTACGATGTAACCAATATTCTGGTGGTAGTGATTCGTTATTTTGGCGGCACATTGCTTGGCGTTAGTGGCCTTATCAATGCCTACCGGGCAGCTACTATTGAAGCGCTGAACAATGCTGATATTTTATCCAAACTTATTGAAATTCAGTATGAACTAAAATTTGAATATGCTATGCTGAATACTGTAATGAACAAGCTAAAACAGGAGAACTACGATATTGTAACAACCGATTTTCAGGAAAGCTGCCGGCTAATATTTAAAGCCCGGAAATCAGAGGATGACAGGGCTTTCCAATTGTTTAACGAGATCTACGGGATCGGAATAAAACGGCTGGCTTAG
- the pyrB gene encoding aspartate carbamoyltransferase, producing the protein MKKDLISITDFSKEEYLRVMELAADFEANPNQELLKGKVVASLFFEPSTRTRLSFETAINRLGGRIVGFADPDSSSATKGETLHDTIRMVSNYADLIVMRHPLEGAARYAAEVSSVPIINAGDGANQHPTQTLLDMYSILKTQGTLDDLNLFMVGDLKFGRTVHSLLQAMSVFKNPIFNFIAPESLQMPRGYKHHLEERGIRYFEHEEFTDIISEADIIYMTRVQKERFSDPMEYEKVKDVYILNKAMLENTKPNVRVLHPLPRVNEIATDVDSSEKAYYFDQALNGMFTREAIISHVMNLK; encoded by the coding sequence ATGAAGAAGGATTTAATTTCGATCACAGATTTTTCGAAAGAAGAATATCTGAGAGTTATGGAACTGGCTGCGGATTTTGAAGCAAATCCGAACCAGGAACTGTTGAAAGGGAAAGTTGTTGCCTCCCTTTTTTTTGAACCATCAACACGCACGCGCTTAAGTTTCGAAACGGCCATTAATCGTTTGGGGGGACGAATTGTTGGTTTTGCCGATCCTGACAGCTCAAGTGCAACAAAAGGAGAAACACTGCACGATACCATACGGATGGTAAGCAACTATGCCGACCTAATTGTTATGCGTCACCCGCTGGAAGGTGCAGCACGCTATGCTGCGGAAGTTTCTAGTGTGCCGATTATCAACGCCGGCGACGGTGCCAACCAGCACCCAACTCAAACCCTGCTTGACATGTATTCAATATTAAAAACGCAGGGAACGCTTGATGATCTGAACCTGTTTATGGTTGGCGACCTGAAATTTGGAAGGACAGTACATTCGCTGCTACAAGCTATGTCTGTTTTCAAAAATCCTATTTTTAACTTCATTGCACCCGAAAGTTTACAAATGCCACGCGGATATAAACACCATCTGGAAGAACGGGGTATTCGCTATTTTGAGCACGAAGAGTTTACCGATATTATTTCGGAAGCCGATATTATTTACATGACACGCGTTCAGAAGGAACGTTTTTCTGACCCGATGGAGTACGAAAAAGTGAAAGATGTTTACATTTTAAATAAAGCGATGCTGGAAAATACCAAACCAAATGTTCGGGTGTTGCATCCGCTGCCACGCGTTAACGAAATTGCCACTGATGTTGACAGCAGCGAAAAAGCTTATTATTTCGATCAGGCACTGAACGGGATGTTTACCCGCGAAGCGATTATATCACATGTAATGAACCTAAAATAA
- the pyrI gene encoding aspartate carbamoyltransferase regulatory subunit has protein sequence MEKNDAKKKLKLKVSAIKDGTVIDHIPAKSLFEVISILGLDTIENQITFGTNLESGKLGAKAIIKVSDKFFENDEINKIALIAPHAKLNIIKDYEVAEKKIVEIPQKITGIVKCFNPKCITNHEKITTCFKVINSSPVALKCKYCEKITAEDQIKML, from the coding sequence ATGGAAAAAAACGACGCAAAAAAGAAGCTAAAATTGAAAGTTAGCGCCATAAAAGACGGAACAGTAATCGACCACATTCCGGCAAAAAGTTTATTTGAGGTAATTTCAATATTGGGACTTGATACAATCGAAAACCAAATTACTTTCGGAACTAACCTGGAAAGTGGGAAACTAGGGGCAAAAGCCATTATAAAAGTATCGGATAAGTTTTTTGAAAACGATGAGATCAACAAAATAGCATTAATTGCACCACACGCTAAGCTCAACATCATCAAAGATTACGAGGTAGCTGAAAAGAAAATTGTTGAGATTCCACAAAAAATTACAGGGATTGTAAAATGCTTTAATCCTAAATGTATTACCAACCACGAAAAGATAACTACCTGTTTTAAAGTCATTAACTCAAGTCCGGTTGCTTTAAAATGTAAATACTGTGAAAAGATTACAGCAGAAGACCAAATAAAAATGTTGTAA
- a CDS encoding ATP-binding protein has protein sequence MKLKTRYILFIIIIHLAFGVITALIYPLDRILFVICEAILIISLILSFVLIIPLFRPFKLLNAGIDSIADKDFSIKFLPVGNKELDKLIEVYNKMIDQLRLERTNVAEKHFFLQKMIDATPTGIIILGTGNKIESINQYAQNLMDVDSKKDIKEIHQLPPPWDSELLSINENDSAVIQINGINQYKCYKSNFQERGVKRDFYIIEELTKELLNAEKQSYEKVIRMISHEVNNSVGSVNSIIDSSIIHLQQLSSKENDDFIDALAIAKERIFNLNTFTKKFADIVRIPPPEIQDCVIHEIITRVLFYFRKDFEEKNIKIVTEFAPNDLVVMFDPQQLELVLINIIKNAIEAIADEGIITIKTTINPVVLTIANNGEAIPPEIQKKLFEPFYTTKRTGQGIGLTLIREILINHKAGFSLKTSEKGMTEFRISMKNQLLQSNKALK, from the coding sequence ATGAAATTAAAGACAAGATACATACTGTTTATAATCATTATTCACCTTGCATTTGGGGTTATAACAGCCCTGATTTATCCACTGGATAGAATCCTTTTTGTGATTTGCGAAGCTATTCTGATAATTTCACTAATTCTCTCGTTTGTGCTGATTATACCTTTGTTTCGACCCTTTAAATTGTTAAATGCAGGAATTGATTCCATTGCCGATAAGGATTTCAGTATAAAGTTTTTGCCAGTCGGGAACAAAGAACTTGACAAGTTGATAGAAGTTTATAACAAAATGATCGACCAGTTGAGGCTTGAAAGAACCAACGTTGCTGAGAAACATTTTTTTCTTCAGAAAATGATTGATGCCACACCAACCGGAATAATTATTTTGGGAACAGGCAATAAAATTGAATCGATAAATCAGTATGCGCAAAATCTTATGGATGTCGATTCAAAAAAAGACATAAAGGAAATTCATCAACTGCCTCCACCTTGGGATTCAGAATTACTCAGCATAAATGAGAATGATTCCGCGGTGATTCAAATAAATGGGATAAATCAATACAAATGCTATAAATCAAATTTTCAGGAAAGAGGCGTTAAACGCGATTTTTATATTATTGAAGAACTGACAAAAGAATTGTTAAATGCTGAGAAACAGTCGTATGAAAAAGTAATACGAATGATTTCGCATGAGGTAAATAATAGTGTTGGCTCTGTAAATTCAATTATCGATTCGTCAATAATTCATTTGCAGCAACTATCCTCAAAAGAAAACGACGATTTTATTGATGCGTTGGCCATAGCAAAAGAGCGTATCTTCAATTTAAATACGTTCACAAAAAAATTTGCTGATATTGTAAGAATCCCTCCACCTGAAATTCAGGATTGCGTAATCCATGAAATAATAACACGCGTGTTATTTTATTTTAGAAAGGATTTTGAAGAGAAGAATATAAAAATCGTTACTGAATTTGCCCCAAACGATTTGGTCGTTATGTTTGATCCACAACAATTAGAATTGGTACTAATAAACATTATAAAAAATGCCATTGAAGCCATTGCTGATGAAGGAATTATTACCATTAAAACTACAATAAATCCAGTTGTTCTAACTATTGCTAACAACGGAGAAGCTATTCCTCCAGAGATTCAAAAGAAATTATTTGAGCCGTTTTATACCACAAAAAGAACCGGACAGGGAATCGGTTTAACCTTAATTCGGGAGATACTAATAAATCATAAAGCAGGTTTTTCATTAAAGACTTCTGAAAAAGGGATGACAGAATTTAGAATTTCAATGAAGAATCAGTTGTTGCAGAGCAATAAAGCTCTCAAATAG
- a CDS encoding sigma-54 dependent transcriptional regulator → MILIIDDDKAIQTSISLLLKQNGYITRCAYNPKEAHEIINEHAPELIILDMNFSNNSSGEEGLKYLSELKVVIPKIPVILITAWASIPLAIEGIKKGAFDFISKPWENENLLHTVKTAFELMQEPQVDIKRKELDSKYDFSNIVGRSPEILSVLSTVGRVSKTEAPVLILGESGTGKELFAEAIHNNSNRKDAPFIKVNLGGISSSLFESEIFGHVKGAFTDAYNDRKGRFELADNGTIFLDEIGDLDLNSQVKLLRVLQDKTYQVLGESKTRKVNVRVICATNRDLKSMVEKGTFREDLYYRINLITINIPSLKERKNDIPLLVDYFIQNLKSIYNIKDIEVSSEASKWLKNITFTGNVRELKNLIERTWLISGKSKFEISDFEKALQQTSTQAPKGNLPPVGALTLEQIEKEMIIKTLERFRGNMSRTANSLGLSRAALYRRVEKHGLSDFIKPE, encoded by the coding sequence ATGATATTAATTATCGATGATGATAAGGCGATACAAACTTCAATTAGCTTATTGTTAAAACAGAATGGCTATATAACACGTTGTGCTTACAATCCAAAAGAAGCACATGAGATAATAAATGAACACGCACCTGAACTTATTATTCTGGATATGAATTTCAGCAATAACAGTTCGGGAGAAGAAGGATTAAAATACCTGTCGGAACTGAAAGTAGTTATCCCTAAAATACCGGTAATACTAATTACAGCCTGGGCTTCTATTCCGTTGGCTATTGAAGGAATTAAAAAAGGGGCGTTCGATTTTATCAGCAAACCCTGGGAAAATGAAAATTTGCTGCATACTGTTAAAACAGCGTTTGAACTAATGCAGGAACCCCAAGTTGACATAAAACGAAAAGAGTTAGACAGCAAATATGATTTCTCGAACATTGTTGGTCGTAGCCCCGAAATACTCTCGGTTTTAAGTACAGTAGGAAGAGTGAGTAAAACGGAAGCTCCAGTGTTAATACTTGGCGAAAGCGGCACCGGGAAAGAACTGTTTGCGGAAGCCATCCACAATAACAGCAACCGAAAAGATGCTCCGTTTATAAAAGTTAATCTTGGGGGAATTTCTTCCAGCCTTTTTGAAAGCGAAATATTCGGGCATGTTAAAGGCGCTTTTACCGATGCTTACAACGATAGGAAAGGCCGGTTTGAATTAGCAGATAACGGTACAATTTTTCTGGACGAAATTGGCGACCTTGATTTAAATTCGCAGGTAAAATTGCTTCGCGTTTTGCAGGATAAAACCTACCAGGTGTTGGGCGAAAGTAAAACCAGAAAAGTAAATGTGAGGGTGATATGTGCCACAAACCGGGATTTAAAAAGTATGGTAGAAAAGGGCACTTTTCGCGAGGACCTTTATTATCGTATTAACCTGATCACAATCAATATTCCTTCATTGAAAGAACGAAAAAATGATATCCCGCTTTTGGTCGATTATTTCATCCAAAATCTAAAAAGCATTTATAACATAAAAGACATTGAAGTTTCTTCGGAAGCATCGAAATGGCTGAAAAATATAACCTTCACAGGAAATGTACGTGAACTAAAAAATTTGATTGAAAGAACCTGGTTGATTTCAGGGAAAAGCAAATTTGAAATTTCTGATTTTGAAAAAGCGCTGCAGCAAACATCAACTCAGGCACCTAAAGGAAACCTGCCTCCGGTGGGGGCTCTGACTCTGGAACAAATTGAAAAAGAAATGATTATAAAAACGCTGGAACGATTCCGCGGGAATATGTCAAGAACAGCAAATTCTTTGGGACTTAGCAGGGCTGCTTTGTATAGGAGGGTAGAAAAGCACGGGCTTTCTGATTTTATAAAACCTGAATGA
- a CDS encoding ABC transporter ATP-binding protein — MITLKNIEKVYQTNEIETVALSNINIEIAAGEFLSIMGPSGCGKSTLLNMIGLLDKPTGGMIEIEKNIIDGWKDKKLAQFRNQKLGFIFQSFHLINDLSVIDNVELPLLYRKGISGKERRKRALEAIEKVGLSTRAKHYPGQLSGGQRQRVAIARAIIGQPDIILADEPTGNLDSKMGNDIMEILENLNKQEKATIIMVTHDERLANKTHRIIHLFDGKQVN; from the coding sequence ATGATAACATTAAAAAATATTGAAAAGGTTTACCAAACCAACGAAATTGAAACCGTTGCATTAAGTAACATTAACATTGAAATAGCTGCCGGCGAATTCCTGTCAATTATGGGGCCATCAGGTTGCGGAAAAAGTACTTTGCTGAATATGATTGGTTTATTGGATAAACCAACAGGCGGTATGATTGAAATTGAAAAAAATATTATTGATGGCTGGAAAGATAAAAAACTGGCCCAATTCAGAAACCAAAAGCTGGGATTTATTTTTCAGAGTTTTCATCTGATAAACGATTTGTCAGTAATTGATAATGTCGAATTGCCATTACTTTATCGGAAAGGAATTTCTGGGAAAGAACGCAGAAAAAGGGCTTTGGAAGCCATTGAAAAAGTAGGATTGAGCACTCGGGCAAAACACTATCCGGGGCAACTTTCCGGCGGACAAAGACAACGTGTTGCAATTGCCCGGGCTATTATCGGGCAACCCGACATTATCCTGGCCGACGAACCTACCGGAAACTTAGACAGTAAAATGGGGAACGACATTATGGAAATTCTGGAAAACCTGAATAAACAAGAAAAAGCTACCATAATAATGGTTACACATGATGAACGTTTGGCAAATAAAACACACCGGATAATTCACTTATTTGATGGCAAACAGGTAAATTAG
- a CDS encoding FtsX-like permease family protein: MIKSMFKLIWKRKRRSALMIVEMFISFLLLFALFAMVFTNVRSYIEPTGFDYQNVWVMKMDIWGKGLSDEQNQSIIDQLKRNISTMPDVLSFSNTTSNFPYVQGTYSTTMHYNDLRISTNRVRSDDNFAKVFDLKLIRGRWYNKTDEGNKEIPIVINKKLKEALFGDEDAIGKIVHSGEFKVVGVVDHYKVRGEYSEEPNIFFSRFKPTRFENIFLLKVKSNVGIDFEEQLMKTASDIAKDWSIRLEPLSGYRKAAFQRTWVPILVFGGVCVFLILNIILGLLGILWYNIKNRIPEIGLRQSVGASAGKIYQQFIGEMLVLTTLGFVPGILIAIQFPLLHAFDIENKVYLLAILCSVVVIYALVFISSFIPSIHAVKIQPAMALHEE, from the coding sequence ATGATAAAGTCAATGTTTAAATTAATCTGGAAACGCAAACGAAGAAGTGCGTTAATGATTGTGGAAATGTTTATTTCTTTCTTGTTATTATTCGCCCTTTTTGCGATGGTATTTACAAACGTTCGGAGCTATATTGAACCAACCGGGTTTGATTACCAAAACGTGTGGGTGATGAAAATGGACATTTGGGGCAAAGGATTGAGCGACGAGCAAAATCAATCTATAATAGACCAATTAAAGAGAAATATCTCAACTATGCCGGATGTCCTTTCTTTCTCGAACACAACAAGCAATTTTCCTTATGTCCAAGGTACCTATTCAACAACCATGCATTATAATGATTTAAGAATTTCAACCAACCGGGTACGAAGTGATGATAATTTTGCAAAAGTGTTTGATCTGAAATTAATACGGGGCCGCTGGTACAATAAAACAGATGAAGGCAACAAAGAAATTCCGATTGTTATTAATAAAAAACTAAAAGAAGCTTTGTTTGGAGATGAAGATGCAATAGGTAAAATTGTTCATTCAGGAGAGTTTAAGGTTGTTGGAGTTGTAGACCATTACAAAGTACGAGGAGAATATTCGGAAGAACCTAATATTTTCTTTTCCCGTTTTAAACCCACTCGTTTTGAAAATATTTTCCTGTTAAAAGTAAAATCCAATGTGGGTATTGATTTTGAAGAACAATTAATGAAAACAGCTTCAGATATTGCCAAAGACTGGAGCATTAGACTTGAGCCTCTGTCTGGTTACAGAAAAGCTGCTTTTCAACGTACCTGGGTACCTATTCTTGTTTTTGGTGGAGTATGCGTTTTTCTTATTCTGAATATTATTTTGGGACTTCTTGGTATCCTTTGGTATAACATTAAAAACCGTATTCCTGAGATTGGGTTACGTCAGTCGGTTGGAGCATCAGCCGGGAAAATTTACCAGCAATTTATCGGGGAGATGCTGGTGTTAACCACACTCGGGTTTGTTCCCGGTATTTTGATTGCCATCCAGTTTCCCTTGTTACACGCTTTTGACATAGAGAACAAAGTTTACTTGTTAGCCATTCTTTGTTCGGTTGTCGTTATTTATGCGCTGGTATTTATATCCAGTTTTATTCCCAGCATTCACGCGGTTAAAATACAACCGGCAATGGCATTACACGAAGAATAA